A single Spiroplasma floricola 23-6 DNA region contains:
- the nrdF gene encoding class 1b ribonucleoside-diphosphate reductase subunit beta, with product MAKKKNQYYYDSLSPIEFAMNKFSGRMRSVNWNVMNDDKDLEVWNRATQNFWLPEKVPVSNDLVSWKTLTPEWQQLVTRTFTGLTLLDTIQATVGDVAQVPNSLTDHEQVIYTNFAFMVAVHARSYGTIFSTLCSSEQIEEAHEWVINCNSLQERAKALIPYYVGNDPLKSKVAAALMPGFLLYGGFYLPFYLSARGKLPNTSDIIRLILRDKVIHNYYSGYKYQRKVEKLPPKEQAEMKKFVFDLLYELIDLENKFLYELYDGFGIAEDAVRFSLYNAGKFLQNLGYESPFSEEETRIEPEIFTQLSARADENHDFFSGNGSSYVMGVTEETSDEDWEF from the coding sequence ATGGCAAAGAAAAAAAATCAATATTACTACGATTCTCTTTCTCCAATTGAGTTTGCAATGAATAAATTTAGTGGAAGAATGAGATCAGTAAATTGAAATGTTATGAATGATGATAAAGATTTAGAAGTTTGAAATAGAGCAACTCAAAACTTCTGATTACCTGAAAAAGTTCCAGTTTCAAATGATTTAGTGTCTTGAAAGACTTTAACTCCAGAATGACAACAATTAGTTACAAGAACTTTTACAGGATTAACATTGCTAGATACAATACAAGCAACTGTTGGAGATGTGGCACAAGTGCCAAATTCATTAACAGATCATGAACAAGTTATTTATACTAATTTTGCATTTATGGTAGCTGTTCATGCAAGATCATATGGAACAATATTTTCTACTTTATGTTCAAGTGAACAAATTGAAGAAGCACATGAATGAGTTATTAATTGTAATAGTTTACAAGAAAGAGCTAAGGCTCTAATTCCTTACTATGTGGGAAATGATCCTTTAAAATCTAAAGTAGCAGCAGCACTTATGCCAGGATTTTTATTGTACGGAGGATTTTATCTACCATTTTATTTATCAGCACGTGGTAAATTACCAAATACTTCAGATATAATAAGATTAATTTTAAGAGATAAAGTTATTCATAACTATTACAGTGGATATAAATATCAAAGAAAAGTTGAAAAATTACCTCCTAAAGAACAAGCTGAAATGAAAAAATTTGTTTTCGATTTATTATATGAATTAATTGATTTAGAAAATAAATTTTTATATGAATTATATGATGGATTTGGAATTGCAGAAGATGCAGTAAGATTTAGTTTATATAATGCTGGAAAGTTTTTACAAAATTTAGGTTATGAGTCTCCATTCTCAGAAGAAGAGACAAGAATTGAACCTGAAATATTTACTCAATTATCAGCTAGAGCTGATGAGAATCATGATTTCTTTTCTGGAAACGGTTCATCTTATGTTATGGGTGTTACAGAAGAAACTTCAGATGAAGATTGAGAATTTTAA
- a CDS encoding ABC transporter ATP-binding protein, with product MIEIKNISRKLGNFGLENVSFNIEKGSVVAFVGDNGAGKTTTIKALFGELKLDSGEILIDGEDLFKNNNLSKVAFFPDSNNVPLDIKVHEYLHYICAANNMNKERTELSIDNVYRLLELRPYKDKRIKELSSGWKKKAIMASVLVRSPEYIIFDEPTANVDVESKLYFMDIFKLLSKVGITILITSHIIEELQELANYLVLIKKGQIVYSNNFDKSKEHIMDVYKRHMNEPIKDLHILRDLYSKKDKK from the coding sequence ATGATTGAAATAAAAAATATATCGAGGAAGTTGGGAAACTTTGGATTAGAAAATGTAAGTTTTAACATTGAAAAAGGTTCCGTAGTAGCATTCGTTGGAGATAATGGAGCTGGAAAAACTACAACTATTAAAGCTCTTTTTGGAGAACTTAAATTAGATAGTGGAGAAATATTAATAGATGGAGAAGACTTATTTAAAAATAATAATTTATCTAAGGTAGCTTTTTTTCCTGACTCAAATAATGTCCCTTTAGATATTAAAGTACATGAATATTTACACTATATTTGTGCAGCAAATAACATGAATAAAGAAAGAACAGAATTAAGCATTGATAATGTTTATAGATTATTAGAACTTAGACCTTATAAAGATAAAAGAATTAAGGAATTATCTTCTGGTTGAAAAAAGAAAGCAATTATGGCAAGCGTTTTGGTTAGATCACCAGAATATATTATTTTTGACGAACCAACAGCAAATGTTGATGTTGAATCAAAATTATATTTTATGGATATTTTTAAATTATTATCAAAAGTTGGTATAACAATTTTAATTACTAGTCATATTATTGAAGAACTTCAAGAATTAGCAAATTATTTAGTTTTAATTAAAAAAGGACAAATAGTTTATTCAAATAATTTTGATAAAAGTAAAGAGCATATTATGGATGTTTATAAGAGACATATGAATGAACCGATTAAAGATTTGCATATTTTAAGGGATTTATATAGTAAAAAGGATAAAAAATAA
- the nrdE gene encoding class 1b ribonucleoside-diphosphate reductase subunit alpha produces the protein MTKDNIKSLSGTNESEEYIKLNARAKLFVPGQDNFKLDIQAADLYMKEHIEPNMMKFSSVKERIDYLIKNEYYDEEVIKKYSLKEIEELTEYAYSFNFKFPSFMGALKFFNAYGLKSFDGKKYLESYEDRVISNSLFLAGGNFQKAKNILKQIILGRFQPATPTFLNAGKKQRGEYVSCYLLRVEDNMESIARAVTTSLQLSKRGGGVALCLTNLREFGAPIKNIENQATGVIPVMKILEDSFSYANQLGQRQGAGAVYLNVHHPDILSFLDTKRENADEKIRIKSLSLGVVVPDITFELAKENKEMALFSPYDVEKVYKKPFSDISITKEYESMLKNTQIKKTYINARKLFQAIAELHFESGYPYLLFDDTVNNRNAHPIAGRIVMSNLCSEIVQVSTPSEFNSDLSFSKVGEDICCNLGSMNIAKTMESGEEFSEVIYNSIVALDHVSRNSDISSAPSIENGNKNNHAVGLGAMNLHGFLATNHIYYNSPEAIDFTNIFFYTMAFHAFKASNKLAKEFGSFSGFKISKFADGSYFDKYTKCEKDKWTPESDTVKKLFEKYKVAIPTQEEWIELSNEIKKSGLANSHLMAVAPTGSISYLSSCTPSLQPVVAPVEVRKEGLLGRVYVPAYKIDFDNMGYYSLGAYEVGPNPIIDIAAAAQQHVDQAISLTLFMTDQVTTRDLNKAYIRAFKKGCSSIYYVRVRQEVLENSENYECDACVI, from the coding sequence ATGACTAAAGATAATATTAAAAGCCTTTCTGGAACAAATGAATCTGAAGAGTATATAAAATTAAATGCTAGAGCAAAATTATTTGTTCCAGGACAAGATAATTTTAAATTAGATATTCAAGCAGCTGATCTATATATGAAAGAACATATTGAACCTAATATGATGAAATTTTCATCAGTGAAGGAAAGAATTGATTATTTAATAAAAAATGAATATTATGATGAAGAAGTTATTAAAAAATATTCTTTGAAAGAAATAGAAGAGTTAACAGAATATGCATACTCATTTAATTTTAAATTTCCAAGTTTTATGGGAGCATTAAAATTCTTTAATGCTTACGGATTAAAATCATTTGATGGAAAAAAATATTTGGAAAGCTATGAAGATAGAGTAATTTCAAATTCTTTATTTTTAGCTGGAGGTAATTTTCAAAAAGCTAAAAATATTTTAAAACAAATAATTTTGGGACGATTTCAACCTGCAACACCAACATTTTTAAATGCTGGTAAAAAGCAAAGAGGAGAATATGTTTCTTGTTACTTATTAAGAGTAGAAGATAATATGGAATCAATTGCAAGAGCAGTTACAACTTCATTACAATTATCAAAAAGAGGTGGAGGAGTTGCTTTATGTTTAACTAACTTAAGAGAGTTTGGAGCACCAATTAAAAATATTGAAAATCAAGCAACAGGTGTTATTCCAGTAATGAAAATTTTGGAAGACTCATTTTCATATGCAAATCAATTAGGACAAAGACAAGGTGCTGGAGCAGTTTACTTGAATGTTCATCATCCTGATATTTTATCTTTCTTAGATACAAAACGTGAAAATGCTGATGAAAAAATTAGAATTAAATCATTATCATTGGGAGTAGTTGTTCCAGATATTACTTTTGAATTAGCAAAAGAAAATAAGGAAATGGCTTTGTTCAGTCCTTATGATGTTGAAAAAGTTTATAAAAAACCATTCTCAGATATTTCTATAACAAAAGAATATGAAAGTATGTTAAAAAATACACAAATAAAAAAAACCTATATTAATGCAAGAAAATTATTCCAAGCAATTGCTGAATTACATTTTGAAAGTGGATATCCTTATTTATTATTTGACGATACTGTAAATAATAGAAACGCACATCCAATAGCTGGAAGAATTGTTATGAGTAACTTATGTAGTGAGATTGTTCAAGTCTCTACACCAAGTGAATTTAACTCAGATTTATCTTTCTCAAAAGTTGGTGAAGATATTTGTTGTAATTTAGGAAGTATGAATATTGCAAAAACTATGGAAAGTGGAGAAGAATTTTCAGAAGTAATATATAACTCAATTGTTGCTCTAGATCACGTTTCTAGAAATAGTGATATATCAAGTGCTCCTTCAATTGAAAATGGGAATAAAAATAATCATGCAGTTGGTTTAGGTGCTATGAATTTACATGGATTTTTAGCAACAAATCATATTTACTATAATTCTCCAGAAGCAATTGATTTTACAAATATTTTCTTTTATACAATGGCTTTTCATGCATTTAAAGCTTCAAATAAATTAGCAAAAGAGTTTGGTTCATTCTCAGGATTTAAAATTTCTAAATTTGCTGATGGATCATATTTTGATAAATATACAAAGTGTGAAAAAGATAAATGAACTCCAGAATCAGATACAGTAAAAAAATTATTTGAGAAATACAAAGTTGCAATTCCAACTCAAGAAGAATGAATTGAATTATCAAATGAAATTAAAAAATCAGGATTGGCTAATTCTCACTTAATGGCTGTAGCTCCAACAGGATCAATTAGTTATTTATCTTCATGTACACCAAGTTTACAACCTGTAGTTGCACCAGTTGAAGTAAGAAAAGAAGGATTACTTGGAAGAGTTTATGTTCCTGCATATAAAATTGATTTTGATAATATGGGTTACTACTCATTAGGAGCATACGAAGTTGGACCAAATCCAATTATTGATATTGCAGCTGCAGCTCAACAACACGTTGATCAAGCAATATCACTAACCTTATTTATGACAGATCAAGTAACAACAAGAGATTTAAATAAAGCATACATTAGAGCATTTAAAAAAGGATGTTCTTCAATTTACTATGTAAGAGTTCGTCAAGAAGTACTTGAAAATAGTGAAAATTACGAATGTGATGCTTGTGTTATATAA
- a CDS encoding ATP-dependent helicase has product MIENLLKELNDEQLDSVITTDVPLRIIAGAGSGKTRVITTKVAYLIEKEGMNPSKILAVTFTNKAAQEMKDRVKKILPSLDRNPIITTFHSFCVRVLREDCEYIGLSKDFTIIDNSDQNKIIRDIVKKLDISDDKNKPEKKILSKISNWKTKQLSWEEAYEETYNIVEKKWAKAYRDYEQHLSNKNYLDFDDLILKVHKLFNENIDIREKWKSRFDYVMVDEFQDTNYTQFDLIKWLTKSKNNLTVVGDPDQTIYSWRGAKVNIILNFKNEFQNARTIMLTENYRSTKPILDIANHFIDNNKNREKKDIFTQKKEGEIVHVKEVASRNFEAKFVSKKIKELIETKEYKYSDIYVLYRTNAWSQEFEKEFQNQKIPFQLIGGFKFRDRKVIKDITALLRTVAFKDDLAIDRVFSFTPKVGVVTASKLKQAAFDLNVSLFDFLTKYKEEVYSISKNLNELINCLIKARELFKENKSLLELTELLVKESGYRDRLDLKDKEDVESLQNLEVYYDQMEKYDFDYNQSENEINRTVNFLQEEALSSDEDNLKEINKVTLLTIHSAKGLENKVVFIVGLNKDVFPSKMSFYSIESLEEERRAFYVAITRAQEKLFISYVSGEYSYISSGELGPSRFIQELNPELYEIEKSIYFHSNNDISSSYRGSAKNLDVKPIKLEAGVIKGDKIKHMIFGKGNVIKVIEKHISVAFDDPKQGVKMIPINSSSWEKVD; this is encoded by the coding sequence ATGATAGAAAATTTATTAAAAGAATTAAATGATGAGCAGTTAGATTCTGTAATTACAACAGATGTTCCTTTAAGAATTATAGCTGGAGCAGGAAGTGGTAAAACAAGAGTTATTACAACTAAAGTTGCATATTTAATAGAAAAAGAAGGAATGAATCCTTCTAAAATACTGGCTGTAACGTTTACTAATAAAGCAGCTCAGGAAATGAAAGATAGAGTAAAAAAAATACTACCTAGTTTAGATAGAAATCCTATCATTACAACTTTTCATTCTTTTTGTGTTAGAGTTTTGAGAGAGGATTGTGAATATATTGGTTTATCAAAGGATTTTACAATAATTGATAATTCTGATCAAAATAAAATAATTAGAGATATAGTAAAAAAATTAGATATTAGTGATGATAAAAATAAACCAGAAAAAAAGATTCTATCAAAAATTAGTAATTGAAAAACAAAGCAATTATCTTGAGAAGAGGCTTATGAAGAAACATATAATATAGTTGAAAAAAAATGAGCAAAAGCTTATAGAGATTATGAACAACATTTAAGTAATAAAAATTATTTAGATTTTGATGACTTAATTTTAAAAGTACATAAATTGTTTAACGAAAACATAGATATTAGAGAAAAATGAAAATCACGTTTTGACTATGTTATGGTTGATGAGTTTCAAGACACAAATTATACTCAATTTGATTTGATTAAATGATTAACAAAATCAAAAAATAATCTAACTGTTGTTGGAGATCCTGACCAAACAATTTACTCATGAAGAGGAGCAAAAGTTAATATAATTTTAAATTTTAAAAATGAGTTTCAAAATGCAAGAACAATTATGTTAACTGAAAATTATAGATCTACAAAACCAATTTTGGATATTGCAAATCATTTTATTGATAATAATAAAAATAGAGAAAAAAAAGATATCTTTACACAAAAAAAAGAGGGAGAGATAGTTCATGTAAAAGAAGTTGCTTCAAGAAATTTTGAAGCTAAATTTGTTTCAAAAAAAATTAAAGAATTAATTGAAACAAAGGAATATAAATACTCAGATATATATGTTTTATATCGAACTAACGCTTGATCTCAGGAATTTGAAAAAGAGTTTCAAAATCAAAAAATACCTTTTCAGTTAATTGGTGGATTTAAATTTAGAGATAGAAAAGTTATTAAAGATATTACTGCATTATTAAGAACTGTAGCTTTTAAAGACGATTTAGCAATAGATAGAGTTTTTAGTTTTACACCAAAAGTTGGAGTAGTGACAGCTTCAAAATTAAAACAAGCAGCTTTTGATTTAAATGTTAGTTTATTTGATTTCTTAACAAAGTATAAAGAGGAAGTTTATTCAATTTCAAAAAATTTAAATGAGTTAATAAATTGTTTAATAAAAGCTAGAGAGCTTTTCAAAGAAAATAAAAGTTTATTAGAATTAACAGAATTACTTGTTAAAGAGTCAGGTTACAGAGATAGATTGGATTTAAAAGATAAAGAAGATGTCGAATCTTTGCAAAATTTAGAAGTCTATTATGATCAAATGGAAAAATATGATTTTGACTATAATCAATCAGAAAATGAAATTAATAGAACTGTAAATTTTTTACAAGAAGAGGCATTATCAAGTGATGAAGATAACTTGAAGGAAATTAATAAAGTAACTTTATTAACAATTCATTCAGCAAAAGGATTAGAAAATAAAGTTGTTTTTATTGTTGGATTAAATAAAGATGTTTTTCCATCAAAAATGAGTTTTTATTCAATAGAAAGTTTAGAAGAAGAAAGAAGAGCATTTTATGTTGCAATAACAAGAGCTCAAGAAAAACTTTTTATTTCTTATGTTTCTGGAGAATATTCTTACATTTCAAGTGGGGAGTTGGGACCTTCTAGATTTATTCAAGAGTTAAATCCAGAATTATACGAAATTGAAAAGAGTATTTATTTCCATTCAAATAATGACATATCGAGCAGTTACAGAGGTAGTGCTAAAAATTTAGATGTTAAACCAATAAAATTAGAAGCTGGTGTTATTAAGGGAGATAAAATTAAACATATGATCTTTGGAAAAGGAAATGTGATTAAAGTTATAGAAAAGCATATTTCTGTTGCTTTTGATGACCCTAAACAAGGAGTTAAAATGATACCTATAAACTCGAGCTCATGAGAAAAAGTAGACTAA
- a CDS encoding HPr family phosphocarrier protein: MTSFTAKVIDPVGLHARPASVLTKEASKFASEIKIKCGDKEGNLKSIMNVMALAVKTGAEITIEANGEDEKEAIEAIEKAMKDNSII, from the coding sequence ATGACTTCATTCACAGCTAAAGTAATTGATCCAGTAGGATTACATGCAAGGCCTGCATCAGTTTTAACTAAAGAAGCTTCAAAATTTGCTTCAGAAATTAAAATTAAATGTGGAGACAAAGAAGGTAACTTAAAATCAATTATGAACGTTATGGCACTTGCTGTTAAAACTGGTGCTGAAATTACAATTGAAGCAAATGGCGAAGACGAAAAAGAAGCTATTGAAGCAATTGAAAAAGCAATGAAAGATAACTCAATTATCTAG
- the nrdI gene encoding class Ib ribonucleoside-diphosphate reductase assembly flavoprotein NrdI, which yields MHEDVIRISKKYIKKPKGEIFVVYFSSISNNTHRFMEKLDVNDSRIPYDLDEELIVEKEYVLITPTYAGGGGDTKGAVPAQVVKFLNKEVNRNLCRGVIASGNTNFGDTFAIAGPIISRKLKVPFLYQFELLGTKHDVNTVRKILNDLWEGKEND from the coding sequence ATGCACGAAGATGTAATTAGAATATCCAAGAAATATATTAAAAAACCAAAGGGAGAAATATTTGTTGTATATTTTTCTTCAATATCAAATAACACACATAGATTTATGGAAAAGTTAGATGTAAATGATTCAAGAATTCCTTACGATTTAGATGAAGAATTAATTGTAGAAAAGGAATATGTTTTAATAACTCCAACATATGCTGGTGGTGGAGGAGATACAAAAGGAGCTGTACCAGCTCAAGTTGTAAAATTTTTAAATAAAGAAGTTAATAGAAATTTATGCAGAGGTGTAATAGCATCAGGAAATACAAATTTTGGTGACACATTTGCCATAGCAGGACCTATAATTTCTAGAAAATTAAAAGTGCCTTTTTTGTATCAATTTGAACTTTTAGGAACAAAACATGATGTTAATACAGTTAGAAAAATCTTAAATGATTTATGAGAGGGAAAAGAAAATGACTAA